AAAGTCGACAGTCTGGAAACTGAGAATATGTAGTCCTGATTTCCACTATCTGTTTGATATACTTTCTGTACCTTATGTACTTTCTATACATGAGCTCACTGTTTCAGAGCTGCTGGTTTGACATACCCCTTCTTCCAGGAAGCTTTCCTTAACTTCTCATGGTGCCCTCCCATGTGCCCACAGCAGCACTTCCCTCACTGTAGAAGTCATCACATTCAACTGTAATTGCCTGTTTCTGGTCTCTCTCCCAGAATGGCTAGACTACATCAACTAGATCAGTTTAACAGGGACACTGGAACCAGGAGATCCCAGGAGAAAACTGGTCACAAACTATAAGGAACTAAGAAGAGGACTTTATTTCAATGAAATCAGGAAATATTACCTTCTGGGGCTGCACTGTCCAATGATAGCCACTAGCCATATATGGATACTGAACACCTGAAAAATGGCTAGTACCATATGTTGAAAGGATATTTTGAATATACTCAAgttaaatgttattaaattttattgcatCTGGTCTCTTTACTTTTTTACAGTGGctattagaatatttaaaatttcatatgaagCTTGCATCGTATTTCTATTGGATAGCACTCGTCTAGAGCACTGACATACACTTCATCCCAAAAGTTCTACCAGTGTGGGTGAGAATCCGATTGGctataattgtgtgtgtatgtagtttAGTTCATATTTGTAATGTTTCACTATCCTATACCAGACAGAAGTTTTGCAAATGCAGCAGAATAAGCATACCACCAATCTTCTACCCAATGATTACTCTCGAAGGACAGATAATGAGTATCCATTATGACACACACCTTTTAGTCATGTTATCATTTGGAAGTAGCTTGTAAATCAATGTTGGTCTTCCTCAGAAATCCTCTGCTAACTTTTGACAAGCAAAAACAGTCCTTACCAAGGGGGTTACAATCTTAAAGGTGATGAGAGAATTATTCCAAATAGAGAAAATACTCCCCCAATACATATCAGAATTTATGGCAGAGTCAAGTTGGGAAAACACCTTCACCAAAATAACTAAGAATTGAACTTTCTAAATCCCCGAAGACATGTGTGGGGGAAGctttataaaatgtacaaaatcTACTGTTCAACTTCCATCTTCTATTCCCTTACACATATTTTCTGGACATAATCAGAATTATACTCCCAGATCACCCACTTTGCAAGCAGCCCTTCTTAACTCCAACTCTGCCCTGTGATTATGTCAGCATTCTGGGTTGAAGAGGCTGGTACGTGTCggcagaaaaccagacactgggTTGATATACAGGTTCCAGTAAATACAAGTGGTTAAAAAGGAAGACAATCACTTTTATTGGAACCTTGTAAAGAAAGGTCCCTACCGGAACAAAGCAAACCTCTGGGCCTCATACTCAACTCCTGAGTATTCCATGCACACTAATGGCTAACTTGTGGGTTCTCTCACTCCTCTCAAGCCTTAGTGGGTTAGATACATTTCCTGAGGTGCCATGTCCCCTGAGACAAGTAACTACAACAATTGTAAAAACCCTCTGGATCATGTACCAGGCTTTGGTTTCTAGGACTCTGCTAATCCTGTACTCACTGCCCATGTCTCCATCTCTTCCCTTCAACCCTACAACCTCTACATCTCTCCTCCAACTCTTCCTCTTGGCTTCTATTTTGATTAGTTCAGACCAGTGATTCTCAGAATGTGTTCTGAGCATCCCTAGTGATCCTGAGGTCTTTTCGGGGGGTTCCTGAAGTCAGAGTTTCATAATACTAAGATATTATTTGCCGTTTTCACCTTGTCTCATGAGTGCACAGTGGAGTTTTTCAGAGGCTACGTGACATGATTTTGCAACAGAACAtatgcagaagcagatatgagaatctaGCTGTCTTCTATGAAGTCAGACAATgagatttacaaaaatgtaaaacaaagtcACTCATCTCACTAAatttttgctttggaaaatgtagttttttttcataaacatgttaatatataaagttttacaattaaaaaatttttaatttctaatatgataAATTTTGATAGATATAACCCAAATAAAGAAAAGCTCTTGAGTAACCTTAGGTTTTAAGTATTTGTAAAGGCGTTATAAGACCAAAACGTTTTAGTTACTGGTGTAGACATATCCCTTCTTCCAGGAAGCTTTCCTTAACTTCTCAAGGTGCCCTCCCATGTGCCCACATCAGCCTACATTTCCTTCACTCACTGCAGAAGTAATCACATTCAACTGTAATTACCTGTTTCTGGTCTGTCTCCTACACTACAGAAGGCCTCTGTGGGCAGGGATTATGTCCCCAACACCTAACATAGACATTTCTTAATATTCACTGGGTAAATAGGCATCCAGGGTACTGTCCCAGTCCCTTCCTGATGGGTCTTGGTAACTGTTGCTGGCAGTAGCAGTGGCTCAAAGAGAACTTAGGTGTCCCTACAAGAATGTGGTTCTCAATCTCTGACTGAGAGAAATGGTGTTAGGTCTGGACCTGCCCACAAAgtcaaatttaaaatactgtaacTTAAATCATAGATTCTAGGTAAAATGCATTTCAAGCTCTAGACTAATTCgtggttttaatttataatgCAAGATGCTTTCCTGTTGTGGTGGGGGAAGGCTTGGATCTATTAGTACAAATAGGTCAGAACATAAGGAAATACTAAATCTATGAAAAAATAAGTATCAAATGAAAAAGTATCTTGAATCCAATATGCCTTCTAATTTAGTAGATATTGTAGGATAGAACAGTATCATAAATATCAAAGATAATATGACCAACATGATTGTCTCTTTATAACAACAGCTTATTCACGAACAAACACTCCTCCTCTTGGAGGCTGAAGGAGAAGGACTGGTTCACTAATTAGGGTACCTTGGTGGTTTGGTTCAACATCCTATCAGTAGAAACACTgatttaatataaacatttaactaGTATCTCCTGTGCTCTATCCTCTTTGCTAAAGACAATGAGTATGTTCTTATGAGCCCTGTCCAGGAATGTGTGTGGGAGTATGTACCTTTTCACCCTCTTAACAAATTAGGCATTACAACTTGGACCAAGTGGTGGTGCTGAACTGCTTCAAGTCAAGCTTGTTTCTGCAAATATAGCATTTTAATATTCAGTGTACCATTTAGCATTTATCATATTCCATTTCATCGATAGGCAGCTGATCTTTTCCATAAGCCTCCTGGGGCCATCTTTTGGTATGCTTGCTCTTCCAATTTATAGGCTGGGGAGGAAGGTGACCTGAAGAGTGGTTAAGTGACTCAAGTTCATGAAGAAAAGCACAAGCAAGACAGTAACACCAGTGCTATCCCCACAGTGATGAGATACGCTCTATAGCGGGGGTCTTTGTAAACAGTTTGCCTCTATGTGTGTCATGAAAACTCAGGATCTTTCAACCAGAAATCACAGTCCCTGAAACAACCTGCCAACTACCTTTATTCTTTTatcttaataattaaaaaactTTCGATCAAGCAGTGATTCTTCCTTTCAAATGTAGCTTGGTAactagaaataaaggaaaatattttattctatggaTTTCATATTATCAAATGAAAATGAGTCAAGTTTTGGGATGCTATCGTGGTAATTTAAAAAGCTCCCTTCTCACTTTTATTCAAGTAGTTATTTACGCTTTACTCAACCTGCTAATGTGACAACTagttcatgatttttttcttttttttcttgtttgagatgcagtctcactctatcactaggctggagtgcagtggtgcgatctcagctcactgcaatctccgcctcttgggttcaagtgattctcctgcctcagcctccccagtggctggaacatgactacaggaacacaccaccacacccagctaatttttgtattttttagtggagatggggtttcaccatgttggccaggatggtctcgatctcttgacctcgtgatctgcctgccttggccccctaaagtgctgggattacaggcatgagccactgcgcctggccgcagTTCACGATTTCTTATCCCACACCCTTGGGGCCAGATGTGTTTCTGAGTTCAGAATTTCTCAGACTTCAGACAGGCAGAATGATGCATATAATGAAACACTGTTAATGCCTTATAATAAATCCATTACTAtctgtactatatatatatatatttataaatccaCACAAAAGGAGATTAAAGAAGATTACAAATAACCTCACATCACTCCAGGTCAGGTTTTGCAGCCAAATTAGGTTAGGTTTTTGGAAGTAAAAATTCATGAATGTTGAAATATGAAAATTCATAGAACGGTTTATCAAACTGTAGCCCCCAGAATAGTAACACCggcatcatctgggaacttgtaTTCATGAATGTTGAAATACGAAAATTCATACAACACTGTTTCTCAAACTGTGGCCCCCAGAATAgtaacatcagcatcacctggggacTTGTTAAAAATGCCAACTCTCAGGCCTCACCCTAGACCTAATGAAGTGGAAATTCTAGGGTAGGGCCCATAAGTCTGTGTTTTAACaattctccaggtgattctgatgcatgttaAACTTTAAGAGCCACTGCCTTAGAAAACATGATTGCCTACAGATGCCTTACCTGTCTCTGCTCCTGCGGGAGGGAAAGGTAGCATTACAGCCTTCCActgtgcatgtgtgcatttcTTTGACATGCATATTCTTATGATGCATTTTCACACTGCAAGCATTTTTAAAGGTCTTCTTGCAGATGTCACACTGGAAGCGATTTTCTTCTATCTGCCTTGCTAATGCATGTTGACCCATGTGCTCCAGTTCTTTAGAATCTTCAAGACAAGGAAAAGCCATTCCCCTGTTGGACAAAGCACTGAAGAGTCCCCCGGTCAGCAGGCGCTGCTGCAGTTCCATGTAGTCAGAAAAAGGAACTTGGGGCTCCATCCCAGGTGTGAAGTAGTGTTCATGGCCACCATCCTCGACCTCTCTTGGCACCATGATCAACGCTGGTGTCTGCTCAGTCTCCCTCTCTGAATTGTGTGTGGCCTGCTCAGGGGTTCGGCTGATGGCTCCACTGGACTCAATCACTGATTCACGATGGCAGGGCCTCTCTCCTTCAGGGAGAGGCTTCCCTAAGCTTCCTGACTGTACGTGCTGCTCCTCAGATACTCTGTATGACTGAGGACTGCAGGCCTCCTGCTCATCTTCACTGACCACCTGTAGGGGCATGTCTTCATCTGAGCTGAGGTTATGTCTTTTCTCATTAGCTATTTCCACagcttctttctctattttgatAGGCATACTGGACTTCCTGGATTTCTTCTTGGGAAGGGCATCAAATGGCATTTCATTTGAAATGAGCTGTTCTGGGATTGAAGAGGACAACAGCGGGAGGGAAGGCAGTATCCCAGGCGTGTTTGCTACCTCGGCAGGTGTGGCTGGACTGCGGTAGAAAGGAAGGACTGGCTGGACTGTCTTTAGGTTGGGAAAAAGCACACCATTTTGCCCAATGTTTGGGTAGGCTGGCTGGCCTTTGGAATCCTCTCCTGAACCAGGGTAGCTGGGAGGAGGCCTACAGTCTGGGGACGTCACTGTGAAACCTGGGCACTTGTAGTTCTCAGAGCTGGCCAGGTTCAGGCTGTTCCTGAGGTCTTTGTCCCGGTTATTTCTGTTCATTGGCATGTGCAGCCGAGGGTTGGGGTTGGCGCTATGGCGATTCCGGCTCCTTAGGGAGCTGAACACCATGTTACACCCTTCGATGGTGCACTTATGCTTGATCTTCAGGTGGACGGCATTGTAGTGGATTTTGAGGGTGCCTTTGTCATAGAACGTCTTCTCACATGCGGTGCAGAACACTCGGCCCTTCTTTGTACCAAGGCTATTCCTCTCAGGCTTCACTTTGGCCTCAGGGGATAACTGTGTCCTTTCAAACTTAGTGACAATGTTATATGATCTGGAGTCACTTAAATGGGTGCTGTCTTCTTTTTTAGTAATAGCATCTGGACAGTTTAAACACTGATCTTTTTCAACCTGAAATGGTGTGGAACTGGAAGTTAAGAAGCTGCTGTTAGGGAAGGGCCCATGGACTTCCTGTCTGGGGTCCTGACTTTGGTCATGACCCTGCTCCAACATATATTGTTCGGGCAGTGACCCTATCagtgcaggaggcagagggttgAAGAACTGGAAAGGCAGCATGAAAGTCATGTTGCTTATGAGGTTCTCAAAGGGGTGTATACTGCTGGGGTTTCCTTTGTCCACAGGAGTGGGGAGGCTAGAATTCCTGTGGCTGCAGCTCTCAATGAAAGCCCTGATATCTACGTTTGCTGTGGAAGGTGGTATGATAATGGATTGCTCTTCTCTCTCTTGAATTGCCATGAGTTCAACTATAGATTTAGTCTCTCCAAAACGAAGGAACTGCTGCAAGGTGGCCACTTCTTCCTCACTGGTCATGATGCTCCAGTGATCCAACACCTTTCCTGATGCATCCTAAACCCAAACCAGATGTTAGAAATGTGATTAATTTACAACTCTTTACCCTTTCCTCTAAAAATGTAGTCCACTAGACTATGGGATACTTTTGTGCATATAAGGAAAAGATGAACACAGAGCTTTGGAGAATTTAGTCCCTGCTTACCCTACTCTCCCAGGTCAGAAGCTTTGTGCAGACCATAAGCTGCACAAATATTAGCAGTACTCCTACAATTGGTgcaaaagagacaaataaaatcacattacTCAAGCTGAAGTCAGGGAAATGTAGTGATTATTTTTCACCTCATTTCAGACCAATTGCTTGTTTTGCATTAGATGTAATAATTTTccctactaaaattaaaatatgtatcattTGAACAATAGTAACTTCTTTATCTAAAGAGGATAGATGGAACAATCAGGCCGAGATACAGCTCAAGTATTCATTTGCTGCAAGTTTAATAATCTTCCTAAGCAACTAACATCAGAAAACAAATGAACTTGTATTGATCTATTGCGCACGTTCACAAAGCACAGCTGTAATTACACTGGAGTGTTGGAGATCTTTCAAACTCTAGCAAGGCCTAACTTTCCCcaaaactacaataaatattttatcacagAACATGTATTTGATGGCCTACTGAGATTTTTCACAGTGCATGTAAGAGTTTTGAAGATGATAAAGAATGTAACATCATAAATTTTTCATGCACTAGAGGTTCAAGGTaattgattccatatttttaatCCTAACACTAGAAAGCAAGATTATTAGGATGATTAAATATTGATCTATGTCATAACATAAGATCATAATGCTACTCTACATAAACAGTTGTTTCTAGTCTGCTGGGGGTCCTGCACTAGAGGTGAGCAAACGTTTTTACAGGGAAAGATTATGGTCGTTTGAGTTAAAAAGAAGTGAGTACAAATTCTGGGTCTGCCACATACTAGTGAAATGACTTTCAGCATGATTTTGAGGCACTCTGAGCCTCTAGTTTTTTgactggaaaatggggataatatgcCTAACGCTTAAGATTATTGGGAAAGGATCTAGgtctataaaattgtttttagtgTTCATTTTAATTACATGGCCTACCTTAGTAAGACTGACATCTATGCTGGTCTTGGAAATATGTTTGCCTCCCATTTCATTGAAATCTTTACCAAACTTTAACATTTTCTAGTGTAATGGCAAGAAAATACAATGCTGTAGCTGTTTCATATCTTAAAGGAATGATGCTTCATCTCAGGAAACATGTTCTTTGCTTCTAAAAACACCTTGACAGACTCTTTGGAAATGAAACATGAAGCCTACACACTCAGCATGATCTGGGAACAGAGGTAAACTACTCTGCAAAATAAAGAGAACAGAGAGGATGAAGGGCTTGGAATgttggagaaaagaagagaatgtatgaagatgccaaaagaaaactggggtgtggggagggaaggaaggaaggagggaaggagatgtatacacacacacacacacacacacacacacgtatatatatatatagagagagagagagattgagaatgAGCAAATGCATACATGAACACAGAAATACCATAAAAAATAGAGCCTAGGAAGGAAGAACATCAGTGAGATGGCAGAAGGCTTTAAAGCACAGGAAGGTGTGCTATGAAATTATAAGTTGTTTGCTTTGTGATTCTGTAAgttccctttctcaattccaaacTCTCAGTAAAATCTGATACAGACAGCATCTTGTGTCAGTAACTAGTTTGGGACTAATGAAAGACATGGAGGCAGCACCTGAAATGGGGCAAATGGTTTATTGTTGAAAAGGTAGTTTAGTAAAAGCCAAATCAGAGGATATGTAATGCTCCTAAAGCTTCACAGACACCTTGGACTTCCCCCAAGAACATGAGGTAGGGGCTTAGGCCATTAGAAAAGAAGTATTAAAGGGAAAGATGGTCACCAAGGGCTGTAGCATTGGGAGGTAACTGGGTTACGTCAGTTATATGGGCACAGAAAACACCGTAGGAGGACAATGGTCATGGTTACTGTACCTGCAGCACGTATCCACGGATGTAATCCTGAAGTGTCCAGTCCAAGGCATGGAGGATCTGGAGAACCTCATCTTGCTTCAACACACTGAAGAGCCGGTCCAGTAGGATTTTTAGGCGAACGGGGATGGCCTGAGTCCCATAGAGCATGAGGCTACTAATATCAAACACCACATTGGACTGGACAATCTCCACCTGGCTTGTTGGATACATGGAGGGGATCCTGAGCTTACTTAGAGCTGAAAGATCAAATTGAGGAAATGTCATTTAGAAAAGTTCTAATTGTAAGAGAAACACTGCAAAAAAAGTAGGTTAGGACTAATTCTTGGTTATTTGTTCCAcagaaaatacatgaatataCAAATGATTAAATACCTTAATAGCTATGAAGCTTCAAATTATTTACAGGaacttctaaaataaatgaactagCTTGggacttttctccctttctcgTGGCCTTGCTAAGGAGAGAAATAGTCACCAACAAGGAAGGAATAAGGAAAAGGGGTAAAAACTGAGGTGGCAGGTGCATAATCAAGAGGATGGATAATCAGGAAGCATAGAGTCTGGGGGCAAATAATCTGGGTTTGGGAATCTGAAAGATCTGGGTTTGAGTATTAGTTGTGGGGCTTTATATTTTCCAGTTGTGGGGCTTGACAAATTAACCTCCTGAAGGCCACGCTGTCCAGTGTAATAGCCACCATTCACATATGGCTATTTACATTtagattttaattaaattaaaattaaataaaatttaaaactccatTCCCCAGTTACACTAGTTGCATTTCAAGTACTCAGTAGCCATAAGTGACTACTGTAGAGTTGTCAGATTTGGCAAATAAAAAAAGATGCCCAGTTAAATCCAAATATAAATTTGAGATAAACAATGAATGGGTGGGATATACATATACTAAAAATATTCATTGGAATATACCTAGGTTAAAATATGATCAtcgtttatctgaaatttaaatttaactgagcattctgtattttatctggcaaccctagtCTAGAGGCTGTATTAGATAgaacagaacatttctatcattaCAGAATGATAGCACTGAAGCACTAGTTTCTACATCTTTAGATTGAGGTTAATAAGACACTTCCCATATAGAGTAGTTAAGGTTCAAGACTCTTTGAATCTTAGCCTGTTACCTGGGACATGCTAGTAACTTACTAGTTTACTAGTTAGTTGTCATTCTTAAGATATGAAATCAGTTCCTGAATAACTCTATAACACTACAGGCCAAGAGAGGGTGAAAAATAAAGTTACCGTGGGCCACCCATCCATGCTTGCATTGGTCACACTGACGGTGGTTTATTTTCCCGGGTTTGAAACTTTGGCAACTACAGTTCAGAGTACAGCTGATAGCCTTAAAAAGAGAAGAACACAGGTATGTGGAGCATATAAGTGATGCGTGAAACATTCATCGTATTTCAAACAAAACATATGCCTCCATTCGgcagcatttattgagcaatatGTGCCCACCGTGTGCCAGGCCCAGAGGTGTACATTGTACTCTGGAAAGATGAGCAGCCAGCCCTGCACTTGGAGACCGTGAACACATTACACAGATATTCCACATTCAAGAATGAGCTTAAACATCAGAACTTTTTATAGAAAAGATTATGGTTTAGAATGAATTATCCTGCACTGTTATTAAGGTCATAGAAAGGGTAAACATATTTTCACCAAATTTCTAAGTTGACCAAAGCAGCAACCCTGGAAAGTATACAGAAGCTGTCTTGGAACAAGTAAAAGGGAGAATGACCTGAACTGAGAATAatctacatataaaatttattttcccccACCCACAGATATGGTAGaagctgaaaatacaaataagattTGAGAACATGTAATAGCTGACTATACTGAAGATGATTCCCTGACATCACTCACTGAACTACGTGACTGtcagagacagacacaggctgAACAAGCCTTGCATCAACGCCCCTTGCATGTTATGGTGCCATGTTTTATGTGGGGGTACAGAGTGTACAAAAATGTAGCTGAAATTGAAAATAGAGAGGTACATGTCTAACAAAGTTCTAGTACTAAAAACAAAGCTtcgtctgggcgtggtggctcatgcctgtaatcccagcactttgggaggccgaggtgggtggatcatgaggtcaggagttcaaggccagcctggccagtatggtgaaaccctgtctctaccaaaaatacaaaacttagccgggcgtggtggcgcatgcctgtagtcccagctactcgggaggctgaggcagaagaatcacttaaacccagaaggccaaggttgcagtgagccgagatcatgccactgcactctggcctgggcaacagagtgagactccctctcaaaacaacaacaacaacaacaacaaaacccacaaagCTTCACATACATTTTTAAGATGAGTTCCTCAAAGGAGATACAGTCCTGAAGAATATAATCTATTATTAAACAGAAAAAGCCCTCGAAGCAGCTTTGTCAGTGAGGTTTCTGGGAAGAGCTGCTGGGTAGAATTTGTATGATTCACAAGAGTCTTGAAactgggaagtgtgtgtgtgtgtgtgtgtgtgtgtgcacgcgcgcaaGAGCATCTGGAGGAGGGATAAAAAAGCCTTACAATTAAGGGTTTAAACCTCTAATCTGCCAAACAACGGACTATGTGGCCTGCattggggagagggaagggagaatcTAGCTGAAGACTTGGGAAATTCATTTTAAGGAGTATATGATCAGTCTGTACTTAAAAATTGgttgctggtgggattgtaaaatcgtacagccactttggaaaacattctggcagttcctcaaaaagttaaacatagagttactgtACAACCCAGAaattcactcctaggtatatacccaaaataaccaaaaacatatgtccacaaaaacttgtatatgaatgttcatagcagcattattcacaatagccaaaaagtagaaacaaccccaacatccatcaactgatgaacagataaacaaaatgtgatatatccactCACAATTGGGTACTATtgaacaataaaaagtaatgaaatactAATACACggtgcaacatggatgaactttgaaaatatatgtGCTAAGTGAGAGAAGTCAGGCACCAAAGTCATggattgtatgattccatttacatgaaatgtcaaGAACAGTCCAATTGATAAAGGCAGAAACCAGATTAGTAGTTACCTGGGGCTGTGGAGAGTGGGGTATGGATAAGAAGTGACTGCTAGTGGGTAGTAGGAGAGAGTGTGTTcttgtttggtttgtttccatCTTTgagaaaaacagctttattgagatacaattcacacaTATATAACTCACCTGttaaaagtgtacaattcaatgatttttagcaTATTAACagagttatgcaaccatcatcacaatctaattttggaacattttcatcttccCCAAAAGGAACATGTACAAGAATATGGTagacacatgttttcatttctcttgggtatagtCCTAAGAAGAGAACTACTGGATTGCACAGTAACTCGTTTAACTTTTTAacaaactgccaaacttttccaaagcagctgtatcattttacattctcaccagcaacatatgagggttccaatttctccacatcctcaacacttgttattgtctttttgatTGGAGCCATCCTAGTGACTGTGGGTGggatctcattatggttttgatttgcattcccctgatgGCGAATGGGGCTATGGTgctcagcatcttttcatgtgtttattgtccATTTGTATGACTTCCCTGGAAACATGTctcttcagatcttttgcctatttttaaattgggttgtttgcctTTTTCATATTGAGTTATACAAgacctttatatattttagatacacaTGCATtaccagatacatgatttgcataCACTTTCTCCCATCCTTGGGTTATCTTCGCTTTCTCGATGGTATCCCTTGAAACACAGAAGTTTCAAATTTTGACCTCAGTTTCTttttgaagtgatgaaaatgttctaaaattagatagtacTGATagctgcacaactctgtgaatatactaaaagccactcGACTGTACAATCTATAAGTTAATTTTATGGTATGtcaattacatctcaataaaaaatgttattaaaacacagactgggtgcagtggctcatgcctataatcctagcattctgggaggccgaggtgggcggatcacctgaggtcaggagttcaagaccagcctggccaacattgtgaaaccctgtctctaccaaaaatacaacaattagccaggtgtgttggcatgcacctgtagtcccagctactcaggaggctgaggcaggagaatcacttgaacttgggaggtagaggttgcagcctgggaaatagagcaagactctgcctcaaaaaacaaaacaaaaaaatgagtgaCCCTGCTTAAATGCAGGTTAAATTTTTCATGATTTGATTGTCTTCTACCATTTATTTTAGACTAGAACGGGTTTGAACACAGCTGCAGCTAGGCATTTTCAGGTGATGCGGAATAGGGCTGTTCTAACTGAGGTGTACAGTAAATAGCAACAGCATTACCTAATCCCTTCAAGAGGCTACCAAAAAACAGGAGATGTGGGAGAAAAGGTTTTGCCCTTGTAAACTGtagagtataataaaaagaactcCATGTGATTACACTGTCTCACTTTAATAATGCATGCATTCTCGAGGGTGA
The DNA window shown above is from Chlorocebus sabaeus isolate Y175 chromosome 29, mChlSab1.0.hap1, whole genome shotgun sequence and carries:
- the BNC1 gene encoding zinc finger protein basonuclin-1 isoform X1 yields the protein MRRRPPSRGGRGAARAGETRREPQHRSGRRMAEAISCTLNCSCQSFKPGKINHRQCDQCKHGWVAHALSKLRIPSMYPTSQVEIVQSNVVFDISSLMLYGTQAIPVRLKILLDRLFSVLKQDEVLQILHALDWTLQDYIRGYVLQDASGKVLDHWSIMTSEEEVATLQQFLRFGETKSIVELMAIQEREEQSIIIPPSTANVDIRAFIESCSHRNSSLPTPVDKGNPSSIHPFENLISNMTFMLPFQFFNPLPPALIGSLPEQYMLEQGHDQSQDPRQEVHGPFPNSSFLTSSSTPFQVEKDQCLNCPDAITKKEDSTHLSDSRSYNIVTKFERTQLSPEAKVKPERNSLGTKKGRVFCTACEKTFYDKGTLKIHYNAVHLKIKHKCTIEGCNMVFSSLRSRNRHSANPNPRLHMPMNRNNRDKDLRNSLNLASSENYKCPGFTVTSPDCRPPPSYPGSGEDSKGQPAYPNIGQNGVLFPNLKTVQPVLPFYRSPATPAEVANTPGILPSLPLLSSSIPEQLISNEMPFDALPKKKSRKSSMPIKIEKEAVEIANEKRHNLSSDEDMPLQVVSEDEQEACSPQSYRVSEEQHVQSGSLGKPLPEGERPCHRESVIESSGAISRTPEQATHNSERETEQTPALIMVPREVEDGGHEHYFTPGMEPQVPFSDYMELQQRLLTGGLFSALSNRGMAFPCLEDSKELEHMGQHALARQIEENRFQCDICKKTFKNACSVKMHHKNMHVKEMHTCTVEGCNATFPSRRSRDRHSSNLNLHQKALSQETLESSEDHFRTAYLLKDVAKEAYQDVAFTQQASQTSVIFKGASRMGSLVYPITQVHSANLESYNSGPLSEGTILDLSTTSSMKSESSSHSSWDSDGVSEEGTVLMEDSDGNCEGSSLVPGEDEYPICVLMEKADQSLASLPSGLPITCHLCQKTYSNKGTFRAHYKTVHLRQLHKCKVPGCNTMFSSVRSRNRHSQNPNLHKSLASSPSHLQ
- the BNC1 gene encoding zinc finger protein basonuclin-1 isoform X2, which gives rise to MRCRNMFFSFKASLCGCRAATAPSLTAISCTLNCSCQSFKPGKINHRQCDQCKHGWVAHALSKLRIPSMYPTSQVEIVQSNVVFDISSLMLYGTQAIPVRLKILLDRLFSVLKQDEVLQILHALDWTLQDYIRGYVLQDASGKVLDHWSIMTSEEEVATLQQFLRFGETKSIVELMAIQEREEQSIIIPPSTANVDIRAFIESCSHRNSSLPTPVDKGNPSSIHPFENLISNMTFMLPFQFFNPLPPALIGSLPEQYMLEQGHDQSQDPRQEVHGPFPNSSFLTSSSTPFQVEKDQCLNCPDAITKKEDSTHLSDSRSYNIVTKFERTQLSPEAKVKPERNSLGTKKGRVFCTACEKTFYDKGTLKIHYNAVHLKIKHKCTIEGCNMVFSSLRSRNRHSANPNPRLHMPMNRNNRDKDLRNSLNLASSENYKCPGFTVTSPDCRPPPSYPGSGEDSKGQPAYPNIGQNGVLFPNLKTVQPVLPFYRSPATPAEVANTPGILPSLPLLSSSIPEQLISNEMPFDALPKKKSRKSSMPIKIEKEAVEIANEKRHNLSSDEDMPLQVVSEDEQEACSPQSYRVSEEQHVQSGSLGKPLPEGERPCHRESVIESSGAISRTPEQATHNSERETEQTPALIMVPREVEDGGHEHYFTPGMEPQVPFSDYMELQQRLLTGGLFSALSNRGMAFPCLEDSKELEHMGQHALARQIEENRFQCDICKKTFKNACSVKMHHKNMHVKEMHTCTVEGCNATFPSRRSRDRHSSNLNLHQKALSQETLESSEDHFRTAYLLKDVAKEAYQDVAFTQQASQTSVIFKGASRMGSLVYPITQVHSANLESYNSGPLSEGTILDLSTTSSMKSESSSHSSWDSDGVSEEGTVLMEDSDGNCEGSSLVPGEDEYPICVLMEKADQSLASLPSGLPITCHLCQKTYSNKGTFRAHYKTVHLRQLHKCKVPGCNTMFSSVRSRNRHSQNPNLHKSLASSPSHLQ